One Rosa chinensis cultivar Old Blush chromosome 3, RchiOBHm-V2, whole genome shotgun sequence DNA window includes the following coding sequences:
- the LOC112191610 gene encoding protein sym-1 translates to MTMTPNLVSLTRTSPFLNPFVGGCCSRKPILHSTTISANRIQTRSHSYALNSGNGIGFRQLRFSPKAVSDDGSNGSDGNSGGGNNHGRGGGGGGGGGEGEGEGGGKGDDSNWSFLSWYLDLLAKYPASIKALTSAFLTLIGDVICQLVIDQVPCLDVKRTFLFTLLGLVLVGPTLHFWYLYLSKLVTLPGASGAFVSLLLDQFLFSPTFIGVFLSALMTLEGRPSQIVPKLQQEWFSAVLANWQLWIPFQFLNFRFVPQQFQVLTANVIALAWNVILSFKAHKEVLQK, encoded by the exons ATGACAATGACTCCGAACCTTGTATCACTCACTCGTACATCCCCATTCTTAAATCCTTTTGTAGGAGGATGTTGTTCCCGTAAACCCATTTTGCATTCTACTACGATTTCAGCAAATCGAATTCAGACCCGTTCTCACTCGTACGCTCTGAATTCCGGTAATGGAATAGGATTCCGGCAACTGCGTTTTAGTCCGAAGGCGGTTTCTGATGATGGGTCCAACGGAAGTGATGGTAATTCTGGTGGCGGAAACAATCATGgcagaggtggaggtggaggtggaggtggaggtgaagGTGAAGGTGAAGGTGGTGGCAAAGGTGATGATAGCAATTGGTCTTTCCTCTCATG GTATTTGGATCTTCTTGCAAAGTATCCTGCGTCGATAAAAGCTCTGACATCTGCATTTTTAACCCTCATTGGAGATGTTATCTGCCAG CTTGTTATTGATCAAGTTCCATGTCTTGACGTGAAAAGAACATTCTTATTTACCTTGCTGGGTCTGGTGTTAGTAGGTCCGACGCTGCATTTCTG GTATTTGTATCTAAGCAAACTGGTCACGTTGCCTGGAGCATCAGGTGCATTCGTGAGCCTTCTACTTGATCAG TTTCTTTTTTCTCCTACATTTATTGGAGTTTTCTTATCGGCATTGATGACACTGGAGGGAAGACCTTCCCAAATTGTACCCAAGCTACAACAG GAGTGGTTTTCTGCTGTGCTTGCTAATTGGCAACTGTGGATACCTTTCCAATTTCTTAACTTTCGGTTTGTACCACAGCAATTCCAG GTTCTTACCGCTAATGTTATTGCTTTGGCATGGAATGTTATCCTCTCGTTTAAAGCTCACAAAGAGGTTCTTCAAAAATAG